The Caballeronia sp. Lep1P3 genome segment GCTCGTCACCGCGAAGAGCGTGGAGCCATCGCGCGGCGTGATGTCCGCGAGCTTCTCGTTCGCGATCTTCCACTTGTCCGCGTTCGAGACATGCGTGACGATGAGCCGCGCAATCTCCGCGCGATTGTCGAGTGAGTCGCGCAAATGCTGCTCGAGTTGCACGCGCAGCACGAGAAAGAGACCGGAGCCGACGAGCGAAAACACGAAGAGCGCGACGAGCGCGAACATCACGGCAAGCCGCCGCGCAATCGACCGTTGCGACCGTTGCATACCTTCGCGCAATGCTGCCCCTTGCACGTTCATGATGGCCTCGCGTCTTCCCTCGTTTCGCGCGCATCGCGCGGCTCGCGCACTTCGAGCACATAACCCATGCCGCGCACGGTATGCAGCAGCTTCGTGCGAAACGGTCCGTCGAGCTTCGCGCGCAAACGCTTGATCGCGGTCTCCACCACGTTCGTATGGCTTTCGAAATCCACTTCCCATACGAGTTCGGTAATGGCCGTTTTCGACAGGATATCGCCGTGACGTCGCGCAAGCACGCTCAACAACTGAAACTCCTTCGCGGTGAGATCGAGGCGCACACCGTCGCGCGTCGCGCGTCGCCCGATCAGATCGACATAGAGATCGCCAACGGAGATGAGCGTCGATTCCTGCGCGCGCGTGCGACGTGCGAGCGCATGCAGACGTTCGACCAGTTCCAGAAACGAGAATGGCTTGGTCAGATAGTCGTCCGCGCCTTCACGCAGGCCGCGCACGCGATCGTTGATGTGATCGCGTGCGGTCAGCATGATGACAGGCGTGGACTTCTGCATTCTGAGCGCCTTGAGCACGGCGAAACCATCGCGGCGCGGCAGCATGACGTCGAGCACGATCACGTCGTAGTCGTATTCGATGGCGAGATGCGTGCCTTCCTCGCCATCCATCGCGATATCGACGACCCATCCCTGCTCGGTGAGTCCCGAGCGCAGGTAGTCCACCACCTTGTGTTCATCTTCCACTATCAGGACTTTCATGCCTGCACCTGTGTGTGTTCAGTGTGTCGCGACTGGCGTATCGATGCCGACACTATACGAGCGTCGGATTCATGCTGCCGACGTTTCACTTCGCCTGCGCCTCTGCCATGCCTTGTTCCTGCGGCGCATCATGCGCGTCCCATCCGCCGCCGAGCGCCTTCACGAGCGCAACGGAGACGGTCTGCTGTTGCCCGCGTATTTGAACGTCCTGTCGCTCGGTCGTGAGCAATTGCTGCTGCGCGGTGATGACGTCGAGGAACGCGACGAGGCCGCCCGAATAGCGGTCATTGGCAAGGGAGAGCAGACGCTCGGCATCGAGGACGGCCGCATGCGACTGCTTCGCCGCACCGTCGAGCACGGACAGCCCGACGATGCCGTCCTGCACTTGTTGAAACGCGTTGAGGACCGTCTGACGATAGTTGGCTTCCGTCGCGCGATACCCTTCGCTTGCAAACGCGACGGCGGCGGAGCGCCGGCCGCCATCGAAGACGACCTGGCTCGCCATCGTGCCGATGGTCCACAAGAGGCTCGGTGCAGAGACGAGGCTCGCGAGCGCGGTGCTTTCCCATCCGATGGTGCCGTTCAATGTGAGGCTCGGGAAGAACGCGGCGCGCGCCACGCCGATCTGCGCATTGGCCGCGGCCATTGCGCGCTCGGCGGAAGCGACATCGGGCCTGCGTTGCAGCACATCGCTCGGAACGCCGAGCGGAATGGACGGAAGCGGATGTTCGCCGAGCATCGGCGCAATAGAGAACTGCGGCGCGGGCGTGCCGACGAGCGCCGCGATCGAATGTTCGTATTGCGCGCGCTGATTAAGGAGCAGTTGCGCCTGCACGCGTGTGGAATCGAGTTGCGATTGCTGCTGCAATACGTCGAGACCCGAGACGGCGCCGAGGTCATGCTGCGTCGTCACATAGTCGAGCGCCTTCTCTTGCAGCGCGACAGAGCGATTCAGCACGTCGATCTCCGCATCGAACTCGCGCATCGAAAAGTACGCGCTTGCGAGGTCCGTGGTCAGAACGAGGCGCGCATTCGCGAGATCGTCGCGCGACTGATCCGCCGATGCCTGCGCGCTTTCCACTTCGCGCCGGATACGTCCGAAGAGATCGAGGTCGTAATCGACGGTCGGCGCGAGCTTCAGATCGCTCTGCACGGTCGACATGTTCGGCGTCGTGTAGTTGTTGACGGGCCGATTGCGCGATGTGCGCGAACGCGCGGCCTGCACGCCGAGATCCACTTCGGGCAGCGCAAGCGACGACGTCTGCGCGAGCGTCTCGCGCGCCTGCTCATAATGCGCGCTCGCGGCGGCAAGCGTCTGATTCTGTGCAAGCGCCTGTGCTTCGAGTCCGTCGAGGATGTCGTCGTCGAAGCCGCGCCACCAGTCGAGCGCGAGCGGCGCATGCGAAGGCTCGCCGACGCGCCAGTAGGAATCGGTTTTCCATGACGGCGGCGTGTCCGCAAGCGGACGCTGATAATCGGGGCCGACCGTGCATGCCGCGAGCATCGACACCATCAAGGTGGCTGCGATGCGTCTCATGATGCGGCCTTCTTTTCCGTCTCACCTTGCTGCTGCTTCTGCGGTGAAGCGATCACCACATGATCGCCGTCCGCAATCGAGTCGCTCGGATTGATGATGACCTTGTCGTTGGCCTCTATGCCGCTTTCGATTTCGAGCGATTGCCCGAGATCTTCTGCGATTACGATCTTGCGCAGATGCACGAGTCCCTTGTCGTCGACGACGGCAACGCGAGGACCTTCCGCGCGAAAGAGCAACGCATTGCCGGGCACGAGCATGCGCGCTTGCGCGACGGACGGCACCGTGACCTGCACATAGGCGCCCGGCCGCAGGCGGCCATCGGGATTGGGCAGCGTCACTTCGATTTGCAGCGAACGCGTCGGCACATCGATCGCCCCCGATACGTGAGTGATCCTGCCGCGAAACTGCTGGCCTGGAAGCTCCGCCTGCGTGACGACGACCTGCTGCCCGACCGATACGTTCTGCGCATATGCCTGCGGCAATTGCACATAGACGCGCAACGGGTCGGACTGCGCAAGCGCGAAGAGCGCGCGGCTCGCACCGCTTCCTGCATCGATGAGATCGCCGACATCCACATTGCGCTGCGTGACGACGCCCGCGAAAGGCGCGACGATGCGCTTGAACGATTCGAGCTGGCGCAGACGCTTCACGTTGGCATCGGCGGCGGCAAGGTTCGCGACACCCTGGTTATACGTGCTTTGGCGCTCGTCGAGTTCCTGCTGCGAGACGGCATCGCGCTGACGCAACTGCTGCCAGCGTTCGAGCGATGTCTTTGCAAGGCCGAGGCTCGATGCGGTTTGATCGCGTTGCGCAACGGCTTGCGCGAGTTCCTGATCGATCTCGGGCGTATCGAGGTCCGCGAGCAACTGGCCCTGCTTCACGCGCGCGCCGATATCGACGTACCAGTGCAGCAGATAACCGGTCGCGCGTGCATAGATCGGCGATTCCACGAAGCCGCGCAAGCTGCCCGGCAAGGTCGTGTCGCCGCCGCCATCGCTTTGCTTCGGTGAAACGACGTTCACATATTGTTGTGCGTTCTGTTGTGTGCGGGTGTTCACGGAGCGGCCATGCACCATGTCGGTCACGACCGTGCGCGCCGCGCCTATCGCGAGCAACGCGAGCACGATGATGATCGCGATCTTTGCGCGCTTCCATTCGAGGTTGCGCGGCGGCAGCGCGGGTCCTTCGTTCGGATCGCGTGCGGGAATCGCGAGAGAGGCGTGGTTCTTTTCTGTCATGTTCGGCGCGAGGCGTGATGCGGTTTAGCGTTGATCGTCGCGATGAAATTCTTTGGCTTCTTTATGCCGCGTCGCGCGGCGCGCAAGCCGTGAATGGATGCCCGCGAAGATGATGGGCACGAAAAACAGCGTCGACACGGTCGCAAAGAGCAGGCCGCCGATGACCGCGCGCCCGAGCGGAGCGTTCTGTTCGGCGCCTTCGCCGAGACCGAGGGCCATCGGGATCATGCCGATGATCATCGCGAAGGCCGTCATCAGAACGGGACGGATGCGGCTTGCGCCCGCTTCGAGCGCGGCGGTGAGCGGCGGCGCGCCGGCCGTGAGGCGCTGGCGCGCGAACGAGACCATCAGAATGCTGTTGGCCGTGGCGACGCCCATCGTCATGATCGCGCCGGTGAGCGCGGGCACGGACAGATGCGTGCCTGTGAGGAACAGCATCCAGATGATGCCGGCGAGCGCCGCGGGCAATGCACTGACGATGATGAGCGGATCGATCCACGACTGAAAATTCACGACGATCAGCAGATACACGAGCACGATTGCCGTCGCAACGCCGATGCCCAGTCCAAAGAAGGACGTTCGCATGGTCTCGACCTGACCGCGCACGGTGATCTGGCTGCCGCGCGGAAGCGTCCCGCGCGCCTGATCGACAAGTCGGTT includes the following:
- a CDS encoding efflux RND transporter periplasmic adaptor subunit gives rise to the protein MTEKNHASLAIPARDPNEGPALPPRNLEWKRAKIAIIIVLALLAIGAARTVVTDMVHGRSVNTRTQQNAQQYVNVVSPKQSDGGGDTTLPGSLRGFVESPIYARATGYLLHWYVDIGARVKQGQLLADLDTPEIDQELAQAVAQRDQTASSLGLAKTSLERWQQLRQRDAVSQQELDERQSTYNQGVANLAAADANVKRLRQLESFKRIVAPFAGVVTQRNVDVGDLIDAGSGASRALFALAQSDPLRVYVQLPQAYAQNVSVGQQVVVTQAELPGQQFRGRITHVSGAIDVPTRSLQIEVTLPNPDGRLRPGAYVQVTVPSVAQARMLVPGNALLFRAEGPRVAVVDDKGLVHLRKIVIAEDLGQSLEIESGIEANDKVIINPSDSIADGDHVVIASPQKQQQGETEKKAAS
- a CDS encoding efflux transporter outer membrane subunit, coding for MRRIAATLMVSMLAACTVGPDYQRPLADTPPSWKTDSYWRVGEPSHAPLALDWWRGFDDDILDGLEAQALAQNQTLAAASAHYEQARETLAQTSSLALPEVDLGVQAARSRTSRNRPVNNYTTPNMSTVQSDLKLAPTVDYDLDLFGRIRREVESAQASADQSRDDLANARLVLTTDLASAYFSMREFDAEIDVLNRSVALQEKALDYVTTQHDLGAVSGLDVLQQQSQLDSTRVQAQLLLNQRAQYEHSIAALVGTPAPQFSIAPMLGEHPLPSIPLGVPSDVLQRRPDVASAERAMAAANAQIGVARAAFFPSLTLNGTIGWESTALASLVSAPSLLWTIGTMASQVVFDGGRRSAAVAFASEGYRATEANYRQTVLNAFQQVQDGIVGLSVLDGAAKQSHAAVLDAERLLSLANDRYSGGLVAFLDVITAQQQLLTTERQDVQIRGQQQTVSVALVKALGGGWDAHDAPQEQGMAEAQAK
- a CDS encoding heavy metal response regulator transcription factor, encoding MKVLIVEDEHKVVDYLRSGLTEQGWVVDIAMDGEEGTHLAIEYDYDVIVLDVMLPRRDGFAVLKALRMQKSTPVIMLTARDHINDRVRGLREGADDYLTKPFSFLELVERLHALARRTRAQESTLISVGDLYVDLIGRRATRDGVRLDLTAKEFQLLSVLARRHGDILSKTAITELVWEVDFESHTNVVETAIKRLRAKLDGPFRTKLLHTVRGMGYVLEVREPRDARETREDARPS